Proteins encoded by one window of Erwinia pyrifoliae DSM 12163:
- the miaA gene encoding tRNA (adenosine(37)-N6)-dimethylallyltransferase MiaA, with amino-acid sequence MSEQSTAGLPRAIFLMGPTASGKTALAIALRQALPVELISVDSALIYRGMDIGTAKPSAEELALAPHRLLDIRDPSQAYSAAEFRRDALAEMAEITRRGNIPLLIGGTMLYYKALLEGLSPLPSADAAVRQRIEQMAREAGWEALHRQLCDIDPVAAHRIHPNDPQRLSRALEVFFISGKTLTELIKTSGKALPYDVSQFAIAPASRELIHKRIEQRFHQMLASGFEAEARALFARGDLHTEMPSIRCVGYRQMWSYLSGEIDYDDMVYRGICATRQLAKRQMTWLRGWKDVQWLDSEQPDAAYSRVLQVLSAKPG; translated from the coding sequence ATGAGTGAACAATCCACGGCTGGCCTGCCCAGGGCCATATTTTTGATGGGGCCGACGGCCTCCGGCAAGACCGCACTGGCGATTGCACTACGCCAGGCGCTGCCGGTAGAGCTGATTAGCGTTGATTCGGCGCTGATCTATCGCGGTATGGATATTGGCACCGCTAAACCCTCCGCAGAAGAACTGGCGCTTGCGCCCCATCGTTTACTGGACATCCGCGACCCTTCGCAGGCCTATTCTGCTGCCGAATTTCGTCGCGATGCGCTGGCTGAAATGGCGGAGATTACCCGGCGGGGCAATATTCCGCTGCTTATTGGCGGCACCATGCTCTATTACAAGGCGTTACTGGAAGGATTATCGCCGCTGCCCTCGGCCGATGCGGCAGTTCGTCAGCGTATAGAGCAGATGGCGCGCGAAGCCGGTTGGGAAGCGCTGCATCGCCAATTATGTGACATAGATCCCGTGGCGGCCCATCGTATTCATCCGAATGATCCGCAGAGACTCTCGCGAGCACTGGAAGTTTTTTTTATTTCGGGTAAAACTTTAACCGAACTGATAAAAACGTCGGGTAAAGCTCTGCCGTATGATGTTTCACAGTTTGCTATCGCTCCGGCGAGCCGCGAACTGATCCATAAGCGCATCGAGCAGCGGTTTCACCAGATGCTGGCGTCAGGATTTGAAGCGGAGGCTCGGGCGCTCTTTGCACGAGGCGATTTGCATACGGAAATGCCTTCCATTCGTTGTGTCGGTTATCGCCAGATGTGGTCATATTTATCGGGTGAAATTGACTACGATGATATGGTTTATCGGGGAATTTGTGCCACCCGGCAGTTGGCTAAGCGCCAGATGACCTGGCTACGTGGCTGGAAAGATGTTCAATGGCTTGACAGCGAACAGCCTGATGCGGCGTATAGCAGAGTGTTACAGGTTCTTAGTGCGAAGCCTGGGTGA
- the hfq gene encoding RNA chaperone Hfq yields MAKGQSLQDPFLNALRRERVPVSIYLVNGIKLQGQIESFDQFVILLKNTVSQMVYKHAISTVVPSRPVSHHSNNTGGGSNNYHHSSSNQAPSSQPQQDSVDAE; encoded by the coding sequence ATGGCTAAGGGGCAATCATTACAAGACCCGTTCTTAAACGCACTGCGTCGCGAACGTGTTCCGGTTTCGATTTATTTAGTAAATGGTATTAAACTGCAGGGCCAGATCGAATCGTTTGACCAGTTTGTAATTCTTTTGAAAAATACGGTCAGTCAGATGGTGTATAAGCACGCTATTTCTACCGTTGTTCCGTCCCGTCCGGTTTCCCATCATAGCAATAATACCGGTGGCGGAAGCAACAACTATCACCATAGCAGTAGCAATCAGGCGCCTTCTTCTCAGCCGCAGCAAGACAGTGTTGACGCCGAATAA
- the hflX gene encoding ribosome rescue GTPase HflX yields MFDRYDAGEQAVLVHIYFSQDKDTDDLQEFETLVSSAGVEALRVVTGSRKAPHPKFFVGEGKAVEIADAVKESGATVVLFDHALSPAQERNLEALCECRVIDRTGLILDIFAQRARTHEGKLQVELAQLRHLATRLVRGWTHLERQKGGIGLRGPGETQLETDRRLLRNRITLILSRLERVSKQREQGRQARNKADVPTVSLVGYTNAGKSTLFNRLTSAEVYAADQLFATLDPTLRRVDVADVGEVVLADTVGFIRHLPHDLVAAFKATLQETREAALLLHIVDAADLRIEENIDAVNVVLEEIESAEIPSLLVMNKIDMLDGFVPRIDRDEENLPVRVWLSAQTGEGIPLLFQALTERLAGEIAQFELRLPPAAGRLRSRFYQLRAIDKEWNEEDGSLGLQVRMPIVDWRRLCKQEPELVDYII; encoded by the coding sequence TTGTTTGACCGTTATGATGCCGGTGAGCAGGCCGTACTGGTGCACATCTATTTCTCGCAAGACAAAGATACGGATGATTTACAGGAATTTGAAACCCTGGTGTCATCCGCCGGTGTTGAAGCGCTGCGTGTCGTGACCGGCAGCCGTAAAGCGCCCCACCCCAAGTTTTTTGTCGGTGAAGGAAAAGCTGTAGAAATTGCCGATGCGGTAAAAGAGAGCGGTGCCACGGTGGTGCTATTCGATCATGCCCTTAGCCCGGCACAGGAGCGTAATCTTGAAGCGCTGTGTGAGTGTCGGGTTATCGATCGCACCGGGCTGATTCTGGATATTTTCGCCCAACGTGCGCGTACTCATGAAGGCAAGCTGCAGGTCGAGCTGGCTCAGCTGCGCCATCTTGCCACGCGTCTGGTGCGCGGCTGGACCCACCTTGAACGCCAGAAAGGCGGAATCGGTCTGCGCGGCCCGGGCGAAACTCAGTTGGAAACCGACCGTCGTTTACTGCGTAACCGTATCACCCTGATCCTTTCCCGCCTTGAGCGCGTGTCTAAACAGCGCGAGCAGGGCAGACAGGCACGTAACAAAGCGGATGTGCCGACCGTGTCGCTGGTAGGTTATACCAATGCGGGCAAATCAACGTTGTTTAATCGCTTAACCTCGGCGGAGGTTTACGCCGCCGACCAGCTGTTTGCCACGCTCGACCCAACGCTGCGTCGTGTTGATGTTGCCGATGTCGGCGAAGTGGTGCTGGCTGATACCGTCGGTTTTATCCGCCATTTGCCGCATGACCTGGTGGCTGCCTTTAAAGCCACGCTGCAGGAGACCCGTGAAGCCGCGCTGTTGCTGCACATCGTTGACGCAGCGGATCTGCGGATCGAAGAGAACATCGACGCGGTCAATGTGGTACTGGAAGAGATAGAATCTGCTGAAATCCCCAGCCTGCTGGTGATGAACAAAATCGATATGCTGGACGGCTTTGTACCGCGTATCGATCGTGATGAAGAAAATCTGCCTGTCAGGGTATGGCTTTCCGCGCAAACCGGAGAAGGTATCCCGCTGCTGTTCCAGGCGCTGACCGAGCGTTTGGCCGGTGAGATTGCGCAGTTTGAGTTACGTCTTCCGCCAGCAGCGGGACGGCTGCGCAGTCGTTTTTACCAACTGCGGGCGATAGATAAAGAGTGGAATGAAGAGGATGGCAGCCTGGGATTACAGGTGCGTATGCCGATCGTCGACTGGCGTCGCCTGTGCAAACAGGAGCCGGAGCTGGTGGATTACATTATTTAA
- the hflK gene encoding FtsH protease activity modulator HflK, with product MAWNQPGNNGQDRDPWGSSNNQGGNSGGNKGGRDKGPPDLDDIFRKLSNKLGGLGGGKKGADGNGGTPRAAGNGGRLVGIVAVAAVVIWAASGFYTIKEAERGVVTRFGKFSHLVEPGLNWKPTFIDRVRAVNVEAVRELSASGTMLTSDENVVRVEMNVQYRVTNPERYMFAVTSADDSLRQATDSALRGVIGRSTMDRILTEGRTVVRSDTQRELEETIRPYDMGITLLDVNFQTARPPEDVKASFDDAIAARENREQSVREAEAYANDKLPRARGDAQGILEQARAYKARVTLEAQGEVDSFARILPEYKAAPQITRERLYIETMERVLGHTRKVLVNDKGNNLMVLPLDQLMRGQAGASTGNSQDGSSSLLRLPPASGSKERANSSSSSSPDDIMDQRRVNALRSDTQREGRE from the coding sequence ATGGCGTGGAATCAGCCCGGAAATAACGGACAGGACCGCGACCCGTGGGGAAGCAGCAATAATCAAGGCGGCAACTCTGGGGGAAATAAAGGGGGGCGCGACAAAGGGCCACCTGATTTGGATGATATCTTCCGTAAACTGAGCAATAAGCTTGGTGGCTTGGGCGGTGGTAAAAAAGGCGCTGACGGCAACGGTGGCACACCGCGCGCAGCCGGAAATGGCGGACGTCTGGTTGGCATCGTGGCCGTGGCCGCAGTGGTTATCTGGGCTGCCAGCGGCTTCTATACCATTAAAGAGGCTGAACGTGGCGTGGTGACGCGCTTTGGTAAATTCAGCCACCTGGTGGAGCCGGGGCTGAACTGGAAACCGACGTTTATCGATCGGGTGCGTGCGGTAAACGTGGAAGCGGTGCGCGAGCTGTCTGCCTCCGGCACCATGCTCACTTCGGATGAAAATGTGGTGCGCGTTGAAATGAACGTGCAGTACCGCGTGACCAACCCTGAACGCTATATGTTTGCCGTTACCAGCGCGGATGACAGTCTGCGGCAGGCAACTGATAGCGCCTTGCGTGGCGTGATCGGTCGTTCAACCATGGATCGCATTCTGACCGAAGGCCGGACCGTGGTGCGTAGCGATACGCAGCGCGAGCTGGAGGAAACCATCCGTCCTTACGATATGGGAATTACCCTGCTGGACGTCAACTTCCAGACGGCGCGCCCACCGGAAGATGTAAAAGCATCCTTCGATGATGCGATTGCCGCGCGTGAAAATCGTGAGCAGTCGGTGCGTGAAGCCGAAGCCTATGCGAACGACAAACTGCCGCGCGCCCGTGGTGATGCGCAGGGTATTCTGGAACAGGCCCGTGCCTATAAAGCCCGCGTCACTCTGGAAGCGCAGGGTGAAGTGGACAGCTTCGCACGTATCTTGCCGGAATATAAAGCCGCACCGCAGATAACGCGGGAGCGTCTGTATATCGAAACCATGGAGCGCGTACTCGGCCATACCCGTAAGGTGCTGGTTAACGATAAAGGCAACAACCTGATGGTGTTGCCGCTGGATCAGCTGATGCGCGGCCAGGCCGGCGCATCAACCGGCAATTCTCAGGACGGAAGCAGCAGTCTGCTGCGTCTGCCTCCTGCCTCAGGCAGCAAGGAACGCGCCAACAGCAGTTCGTCGTCCAGTCCGGACGACATTATGGATCAGCGCCGGGTGAATGCTCTGCGTTCCGATACCCAGCGCGAAGGGAGAGAGTAA